A DNA window from bacterium contains the following coding sequences:
- a CDS encoding VCBS repeat-containing protein yields MTVTNGVRDYFWLDLDGDDWLDLMVQYINYWQLYRNDNGVRFVDITAQANLPPTTDNAMFALADYDLDNDMDIFMPRIYGQDYFYRNDGDGVFADVTEEVGLLGSAARAGCVFVDMNNDKYPDLVAPGNGTHAVWLNHHGEYFEGATVHGAEADFESMPFPWGARYAAGDLIWTAITISWSSAPAAPAICWPKISSCAATALWVWMCGFTNMAGDWGLDALEDGLPRFADFDDDGDLDLILMLHDQPPLLYRNLTNGAGRLEVSVAGPNGEEYGWHRRVELYPHGSETVLCATVLGEDAVGINGMSNYFAVEPQQAYDIEIHLENGEILSPQSHPQLANVVPAGSVTSCGLSWTALP; encoded by the coding sequence TTGACCGTCACCAACGGCGTCCGCGATTATTTCTGGCTGGATCTCGACGGCGATGACTGGCTCGACTTGATGGTGCAGTATATTAACTACTGGCAGCTGTACCGGAACGACAACGGCGTCCGGTTCGTGGATATCACCGCGCAGGCCAACCTGCCGCCGACGACGGACAATGCGATGTTCGCGCTGGCGGACTACGATCTCGATAACGACATGGATATTTTCATGCCGCGGATCTACGGTCAAGACTATTTTTACCGCAATGACGGCGACGGCGTCTTTGCCGACGTGACCGAAGAGGTTGGTCTCTTGGGCAGTGCGGCCCGCGCGGGCTGCGTGTTCGTGGACATGAACAACGACAAGTACCCCGATCTGGTCGCGCCGGGCAACGGCACGCATGCCGTCTGGCTGAATCACCACGGTGAGTATTTTGAGGGCGCGACCGTGCACGGTGCGGAAGCGGATTTTGAAAGCATGCCGTTCCCATGGGGCGCGCGCTACGCGGCGGGTGACCTGATCTGGACGGCGATTACGATTTCATGGTCGTCTGCCCCGGCGGCACCGGCTATATGCTGGCCGAAAATCAGTTCCTGCGCTGCGACAGCGTTGTGGGTATGGATGTGTGGTTTTACTAACATGGCAGGCGACTGGGGGCTGGACGCGCTGGAAGATGGCCTGCCGCGCTTCGCCGACTTCGATGACGACGGGGATCTCGATCTTATCCTGATGCTTCATGACCAGCCGCCGCTGCTCTATCGCAATCTGACCAACGGCGCGGGACGGCTTGAAGTCAGTGTGGCGGGTCCGAACGGCGAAGAGTATGGCTGGCATCGCCGCGTCGAACTCTATCCGCATGGCAGTGAAACGGTGCTGTGCGCCACCGTGCTTGGGGAAGATGCCGTGGGCATCAACGGCATGAGTAACTACTTCGCCGTGGAACCGCAGCAGGCGTATGACATCGAAATTCACCTCGAAAACGGCGAGATACTCTCGCCGCAATCCCACCCGCAGCTTGCGAATGTCGTGCCCGCCGGATCGGTTACAAGTTGCGGGTTGAGCTGGACGGCATTGCCGTGA